Part of the Kineococcus aurantiacus genome, GAAGCTGCAAACATCTACCGGAGGTCACGATGGGCTGGTTCGGCGGCAAGACCAAGGACGCGACGACGACCGCGACGGCGACGGCGGAGTTCCCGCTCGTCCCCGGCTACCGGGCCGGCACCTGGACGATCGACGAGACCCACTCCGAGGTCTCCTTCACCGTGCGCCACATGGCCGTCAGCAAGGTCCGGGGACGCCTGGGCTCGGTCTCGGGCCGCATCGTCACCAGCGAGGTCCCCTCGGCGTCCTCGGTGACCGCCGAGATCGACGTCACCTCGATCACCACGTTCAACGACCAGCGCGACGCCCACGTCAAGAGCGGTGACTTCTTCGAGGTCGAGACCCACCCCACGGCCACCTTCCGCTCCACCTCCCTCGGCGTCGACGGCGACGACTTCGTCCTCGCCGGCGAGCTGACCCTCAAGGGCGTCACCCGCCCCGTGACCCTGACCGTCGAGGTCTCCGGCTTCGGCCCCGACGCCTACGGCGGCACCCGCGCCGGCTTCTCGGCCAAGGGCCAGATCAACCGCCGCGACTTCGGCGTCGAGTTCGACGCCCGCCTCGACAACGGCGGCCTCGTCGTCAGCGACAAGGTCGACCTCGAGCTCGACGTCGAGGCCGTCCTCGAAGCCTGAGCACCACCCCACCCCCACCCACTCTCCTCTCCCCTCCCCACCCCTCGGTGATCAAGCACTTGTGGACAGAAGTGCTTGATCACCGAAGTGCTCGATCACGGAGGGAGGGGGTCAGCGGGGCAGGGCGCGGGCCGCGACGGCGGCGAGCATGGCCGCGCGGGGGGCCGTGGCCATGAGGGCCAGGTCCTGCGCGGGGGTCGTCGTCCCGTCGAGGAAACCCAGCACCCGGTGCACGGGGTTGCGGCGGAACAGGTTCACGAAGAACCCGTCCCCCAGGCGGCCGTCGGCCAGGCCCTGCAGCACGACCGAGTCCATGAGCAGGTGCCGCCGCCGGTGCGGCGGCGGCAGCGTCAGCGGCCCGGGCAGCTGGGCGGCCAGCGCGTCGGCCTGGCGCTGCAGCGTGCTGAACGAGTACCCCGTCGAAGGCCGCACCGACCCCGCCCCCGCCCCCCAGCGCAGCACCCCCGGCAGCCCCGACGCCGGGAAGACCGCGTCGGTCATGGGGATGACGCCCGTCTCGGTCGACAGCACCTCGTGCGCCCCGATCCCGCTGCGCTGCAGGTACTCCCCCAGCTTCTCGGCGTACTGCGCCGGGGTCAGCAGGTGCTCGGAGAACTCCGTGTACTCCACGAGGGCCTCGGTCGGCGACGTCGGCAGGACGTAGCCGAAGGCCACCCCGCCGGCCGGCTGGGGCGTGCGGAAGTCCATGAGCGTCGCCGTCCGCACGTCGAACACCGGGCGGGCGGTGCGCAGCCGGTACCCCAGGAAGTGTTGCCGCAGCAGCGTCCGGCCGGTCGCGGGGACCGGCACCGGGCGGGTGTCGACGGCCGGCGCCGGCGGCGGGCCGGTCAGGACGCGCTCGTGGACGGCGACCCCCGCGCGTTCCAGCCGCCGCCGGACGGCGCGGTCCAGGACCGTGGAGTGCAGGCTGCGGTACCGCCACGACCCCAGGTCGGCGGTGACGACCCCGCCGTCGCGGCCGACGACGCGGATGCGCGGCCAGCTGGCCGAGACGAGGGGGCCGAAGGGCCCCGGGCCGTCCGGCCCCCAGGTGCTCCAGGTGCGCTCCGGGCTGCGCTCGGGCGCCCCCGCGGGGACCTCGACGACCTCGAAGGGGACACCGGCGTCCAGCAGCCGCCACGCCAGGCTGGCCCCGGCGGCGCCCAGCCCGACGATCGTGAGGACGGGCTGCGCGTGATCGCGCCCCCTAGGGTTCGGCACGTCGGGAACCGTCGTCGGAGGGAACCACAGTGAAGCTCATCAACGGGTTCAAGGACTTCATCCTGCGGGGCAACGTCATCGACCTCGCGGTCGCCGTCGTCATCGGGGCGGCCTTCACCGGCATCGTGACGTCGCTGGTCAACGGGCTCATCAACCCCATCATCGCCGCCATCGGCGGCGCGCCCGACCTGGAGGGGGCGTGGGTGATGCCGCTGCGCACCATCGTCGAGGACGGGGAGCCCGTCGAGGTCGGCATCCAGTTCGGCACGATCGTCAGCGCCGTCATCAACTTCGTGATCGTCGCCGCGGTCGTCTACTTCTTCATCGTCACCCCCGTGAACCGCCTGCTGGCGCTGCGCCGCAAGGGCGAGGTGGAGGCGCCGAAGGCCCCCGCCGAGGACGTCCTGCTCCTCACCGAGATCCGCGACCTGCTGGCCCGCCAGAGCGGGGAGACCACCCGCACCCTCGACACCTGACGCCCGGGCACGCGACTCCCACCGGGGTCTGACCCCGTCCCGGGCGCGTTCACAGGGACGCCGCCGACCGTCGGGGGGCACCGTCCGCGCGGGTCGGTGCCCCCCGCGCCCGAGGAGCCACCGTGAGCCAGACCGTCCCCCAGCCGTCCCCCACCGCCCCGCCCGCGGCGGGCAGGTGGTGGCAGCGGCCCGTCGTCGCGATCGCCACGGTCGTGGTCGTCACGGGCCTGACGGGCGGCATCGCGTACGCCGCGACCCGCGGGGACGCCGCCGGCACCGGCCGGCAGCAGGAGCAGTTCCCCGGCGGCGGGCAGCTCCCGGGAGGCCAGTTCCCCGGCGGCGGGCAGTTCCCCGGCGGGCAGGTCCCCGGCGGCCAGACCGGCCAGGACCAGCAGGGCTCCACCGGGTCCGGCGCCGCTCAGACCTCCCGCGGCTCGGCCCCCACGACCTGAGCCGGGTCCGGCCGCGCCGCCAGCCACCGGGTGAAGTCCTGCGGGGGCAGCGGCCGCGAGTGCAGGTACCCCTGCGACTCGTCGACGTCGAGACCGCCGAGCACCGCCCGGGTGTCCTCGTCCTCGACGCCCTCGGCGACGACGCGCAGGCCCAGCCGGTGCGCGAGCGCCACGGTGGCCTCCACGATCTGCGCCGTGCGCGGCTCGGCCAGGACGCGCGCCGTGAAGGCCCGGTCGAGCTTCAGCTCCGTCGCGGGCAGGTCCGTCAGGTACGCCAGCGAGGAGTACCCCGTCCCGTAGTCGTCGATGCTCAGCTGCACGCCGCGGCGGGTCAGGGCGCGGGCGACGGCCAGCGCCCGGTCGGGGTCGGCCATGAGCGTCGTCTCGGTGACCTCCAGGACGAGGCGGCCGGGGGCCAGCCCGCCGGCGGCCAGGACGCCGTCGACGACGGGCAGCAGGTCCGGGTGGGCCAGGGAGCTGGCCGACAGGTTCACGGAGACGCGCAGCGGCGCCCCGGCGTGGGACCAGCCGGCGGCCTCGCGGACGGCCCGGCGCAGGACGTGCACCGTGAGGGCCTCCATGAGCCCCTGCTCCTCGACGAGGCCGAGGAACACCAGCGGCGGCAGCAGCCCCCGCTCGGGGTGCTGCCAGCGCACGAGGGCCTCCACGCCGACGACCCGGCCGGAGGCCACGTCCAGCTGCGGCTGGTAGTGCAGGACGACCTCGCGGTCCCGGCGCTGCTCACCGGCGGTCAGCAGCTCCCGGACGTCGGTGGCCAGGCGGGCGCGGTCGCGCACCTGCGCGTCCAGCTCGGAGTCGTAGACGCTGACCCCGCCGCCGGCGGTCTTGGCGGTGTACATGGCGGTGTCGGCCTGCCGCAGCAGCCGGTCGGGGTCGACGGTCCCGGCGGGCACCGACCCGACCCCGACGGACAGGCCGATGTCGGCGCCGCGGACGACGGCGTCGTGGACGGCGCGGCCGACCCTCGCGGCCCCGCACTCGTCGTGGCCGGGCAGCAGGACGGCGAACTCGTCGCCGCCGATGCGGGTCAGGACCGCCTCGGGGGGCAGCGCCGTGCGCGCGCCCGTGACGACGCGCCGCAGCAGCTCGTCCCCGGCGTGGTGGCCCTGGCGGTCGTTGACCTCCTTGAAGCGGTCGACGTCGAGCAGCAGCAGCGCGGCCGCCCGGCGGGTGGCGGCGACGGCGTCGAGGGCGCGCAGCAGGGCGCGGCGGTTCCCGGCGCCGGTCAGCTCGTCGGTGAGGGCCTGCTCGCGGGTCTCGGCCAGGTGCGCGAGCTCGCGGACGAGGCGGACCATCCGCACGCTGATGCCGAGGACCGCGATCGAGGCGTAGGCCGTGGGCGCCCAGCCCTGGTCCCGGCCGTCGGCGGCCAGGGCCCCGACGGCGACGGCGAGCACGACCAGCGCCCCGACCGCGGGCGCCTGGCTGGTCGCCGGCACCGGCCGGCACCGCGGCGGCACCGTGGAGACGAGCGCCACGGCCAGGCTGGCGAGGGTCCAGGCGGTCTGCCCGCGCTGCAGGTCGTGCGCGGTGCCGCGCATGGTGGCGCTGACGACGGCGAGCCCGGCGAGGACGGCCATGACCACCCACGACCGCGGGTCGCGCAGCAGGCCGCCGATGGCGCACACCGTCACGGCCGTGCCCAGCAGGATGACGAGCGAGGCGAAGATGGCCAGGCTCAGCTGCACGCGCAGCTCGGGCCAGCCGGCCGGCAGCAGCCCGAACCAGCGCTGGGCCAGGAGACCGGCGGCCGTGAGGGCGAGGACGGCGCTGAAGCCGTTGAGCCAGTCCCCGGGGTCCGAGACGTAGGTGCGGTAGCGGTTCCACCGCACGAGCGCGGCGTAGACCAGGGGGATCACGGCCAGGACCGTGAACCCGAGGAACCGGCCCTGGGTGGTGCCGGTGACGAGGTCGACCACGGGCGAGACGCTCAGCAGCGCCACGGCGGCGGACCACCAGCGCCAGGAGGCCCCCTCGTCGTCCCGGTGGTGCGCCCCGGCGAGCACGGCCACGGCGGTCAGCTGCGCCACGCACACCAGCGCCGCGGACCCGCGCGGACCCCAGGGCAGGGTGGCGGCGCCGGCGGCGAGCACGCCGACGACGACCGCCGCCACCCTCAGCCGGGTGGGTCCGTGACCGGTCCACACCCAGGGAGCATCGGCGGGCGGGGCCGGGGACTGGCTCGCCCGATCGGGTCAGGGCGCGCGCAGCTCGCGCACCCGCAGGGCCCGCAGCCGGTTCAGCGCGGCCGCGACCTCGTGCCGGCGGGGGACGGCGACGTCGGTGGCGGCCCCGCCGGTCCAGTCCCCGACGGGCCCGGCGAGGTCGGCGTCGAGCAGGTCGAGCACCTGGGGCAGGGTGCGGCGGCCGTCGAGGTGCCCCGCGGCGACGGCGTGGTCCAGGGCCAGGCCGGCCCCGGCGACCTGCCCGGCGTCGGTGAACTGCCGCACGGCGCGCACGTCGACGTCGTGCGCCCCGAACCGCAGGGTGTCGGTGCCGACGGCCGAGACCCGCCGCTTCCCCTTCGCGGTCGCGTCGACGCCGCCGGGGTCGGGCACCCGCGCGCGGACGGCGGGGAAGGTGCCGGCCTCGGCGACCCGGCCCGTGGGCCGCGCGGCGACCTCGCGGGCCCGGTCAGTGACGTCGGTGCAGCGGTAGGAGTCCAGCAGCAGCACGCGGTCGGCGACGTCGAAGTAGTCGCCGGAGGAGCCGACGACGAGGACGGTGGAGACGCCGTGGTCGTCGGCGAGGGACCGGACGAGGTCGACGAACGGGTTCAGCGGCTCCGACGCCTTCGCGACGAGCTCCTGCATGCGGGCGTCGCGGACCATGAGGTTCGTCGCGGCGGTGTCCTCGTCGACGAGCAGCAGCCGCGCCCCCGCCTCCAGGGCCTCGACGGTCGCGGCGGCCTGCGAGGTGGAGCCGGAGGCGTCGGCGGTGGTGAAGTCGCGCGGGTCCAGCCCCCCGGGCAGGCCCGTGACGAAGGCGCCGACGTCGACGCGGGTGACGGCCCGGCCGTCCTCGGCGCGGATCGCGGCCGCGCCCGGCGCGGTGACGACCAGCTCGCGCCCGTCACCGGGGACGTGGTCGTGGACCCCGGCCTCCAGCGCGCGCAGCAGCGTCGACTTGCCGTGGAACCCGCCGCCGACGACGACGGTGACGCCCGCCGGGACGCCCGCCCCGGCGACGCGGCCGCGGTGCGGGAGGTCCACCTCGACGCGCAGCGACGGCGGGGAGGTGAAGGGGACGGCCCCGGGCAGGGGGCGGTCGTCGACGCCGCTGGCGCGCGGCAGCACCGACCCGTCGGCGACGAACGCGACGAGGCCCAGCCCCGGCAGCAGCGAGCGCAGGTGGTCGGCGTCCTCGACGGCGTCGGCGAAGGCCCGCGCCTCGTCGAGGTCGACGCCCAGGACCCGGTCCAGGACGAGGTCGGGCAGGTGGCCGGTGAGGTCGGCGGCGGCGTCGTACCCGTCGACGCGGCGACGCGGGCCCGGCAGGTGGTACCCGAGCCGCAGCAACGCCGAGCCGTCCGCGGACACCTCGAAGCTGCTGCGCTGCAGCACTTCCTGACCACCGGCGTCGATCCGGAACGGGCTGCGCGGCGCGGCGGCCGACCGCGCCAGGAACCCCGCCAGCGCCCGCCGGCGGACCGGGGACCCCAGGCCGAGGGCCGCGAACGGCGTCCGCGTGCAGCGCACCTCCCACCGCGACGGCGGCGCGAA contains:
- a CDS encoding P-loop domain-containing protein, whose translation is MPDLRETLERLDGAPYGRYRSLTGREWALAREVSAVMRHAQADPFAPPSRWEVRCTRTPFAALGLGSPVRRRALAGFLARSAAAPRSPFRIDAGGQEVLQRSSFEVSADGSALLRLGYHLPGPRRRVDGYDAAADLTGHLPDLVLDRVLGVDLDEARAFADAVEDADHLRSLLPGLGLVAFVADGSVLPRASGVDDRPLPGAVPFTSPPSLRVEVDLPHRGRVAGAGVPAGVTVVVGGGFHGKSTLLRALEAGVHDHVPGDGRELVVTAPGAAAIRAEDGRAVTRVDVGAFVTGLPGGLDPRDFTTADASGSTSQAAATVEALEAGARLLLVDEDTAATNLMVRDARMQELVAKASEPLNPFVDLVRSLADDHGVSTVLVVGSSGDYFDVADRVLLLDSYRCTDVTDRAREVAARPTGRVAEAGTFPAVRARVPDPGGVDATAKGKRRVSAVGTDTLRFGAHDVDVRAVRQFTDAGQVAGAGLALDHAVAAGHLDGRRTLPQVLDLLDADLAGPVGDWTGGAATDVAVPRRHEVAAALNRLRALRVRELRAP
- the mscL gene encoding large conductance mechanosensitive channel protein MscL, whose amino-acid sequence is MKLINGFKDFILRGNVIDLAVAVVIGAAFTGIVTSLVNGLINPIIAAIGGAPDLEGAWVMPLRTIVEDGEPVEVGIQFGTIVSAVINFVIVAAVVYFFIVTPVNRLLALRRKGEVEAPKAPAEDVLLLTEIRDLLARQSGETTRTLDT
- a CDS encoding YceI family protein, producing MGWFGGKTKDATTTATATAEFPLVPGYRAGTWTIDETHSEVSFTVRHMAVSKVRGRLGSVSGRIVTSEVPSASSVTAEIDVTSITTFNDQRDAHVKSGDFFEVETHPTATFRSTSLGVDGDDFVLAGELTLKGVTRPVTLTVEVSGFGPDAYGGTRAGFSAKGQINRRDFGVEFDARLDNGGLVVSDKVDLELDVEAVLEA
- a CDS encoding EAL domain-containing protein: MWTGHGPTRLRVAAVVVGVLAAGAATLPWGPRGSAALVCVAQLTAVAVLAGAHHRDDEGASWRWWSAAVALLSVSPVVDLVTGTTQGRFLGFTVLAVIPLVYAALVRWNRYRTYVSDPGDWLNGFSAVLALTAAGLLAQRWFGLLPAGWPELRVQLSLAIFASLVILLGTAVTVCAIGGLLRDPRSWVVMAVLAGLAVVSATMRGTAHDLQRGQTAWTLASLAVALVSTVPPRCRPVPATSQAPAVGALVVLAVAVGALAADGRDQGWAPTAYASIAVLGISVRMVRLVRELAHLAETREQALTDELTGAGNRRALLRALDAVAATRRAAALLLLDVDRFKEVNDRQGHHAGDELLRRVVTGARTALPPEAVLTRIGGDEFAVLLPGHDECGAARVGRAVHDAVVRGADIGLSVGVGSVPAGTVDPDRLLRQADTAMYTAKTAGGGVSVYDSELDAQVRDRARLATDVRELLTAGEQRRDREVVLHYQPQLDVASGRVVGVEALVRWQHPERGLLPPLVFLGLVEEQGLMEALTVHVLRRAVREAAGWSHAGAPLRVSVNLSASSLAHPDLLPVVDGVLAAGGLAPGRLVLEVTETTLMADPDRALAVARALTRRGVQLSIDDYGTGYSSLAYLTDLPATELKLDRAFTARVLAEPRTAQIVEATVALAHRLGLRVVAEGVEDEDTRAVLGGLDVDESQGYLHSRPLPPQDFTRWLAARPDPAQVVGAEPREV
- a CDS encoding lycopene cyclase family protein, coding for MPNPRGRDHAQPVLTIVGLGAAGASLAWRLLDAGVPFEVVEVPAGAPERSPERTWSTWGPDGPGPFGPLVSASWPRIRVVGRDGGVVTADLGSWRYRSLHSTVLDRAVRRRLERAGVAVHERVLTGPPPAPAVDTRPVPVPATGRTLLRQHFLGYRLRTARPVFDVRTATLMDFRTPQPAGGVAFGYVLPTSPTEALVEYTEFSEHLLTPAQYAEKLGEYLQRSGIGAHEVLSTETGVIPMTDAVFPASGLPGVLRWGAGAGSVRPSTGYSFSTLQRQADALAAQLPGPLTLPPPHRRRHLLMDSVVLQGLADGRLGDGFFVNLFRRNPVHRVLGFLDGTTTPAQDLALMATAPRAAMLAAVAARALPR